From Priestia aryabhattai, one genomic window encodes:
- a CDS encoding VOC family protein: MYFHRAPHVFVGQVNLKVENLERSLAFYQQIIGFQLLGRKENKALLTADGRTALLSIEQPENVTAKQPRTTGLYHFALLLPTRSDLGSILQHLLNSGYPLQGASDHLVSEALYLADPDGNGIEIYRDRPSSTWEWNDSEVVMATKPLDAEAILAEGNGKPWTGLPSATLMGHIHLHVSELGQTENFYRNGLGFDVVSNYHNQALFISTGRYHHHIGLNVWNGIGAPSPLESSVGLESFTLVFPTEEVRNQAINQLRGIGATVYKENQGFVTKDPSGNIIRLVL, translated from the coding sequence ATGTACTTTCATCGTGCACCGCATGTTTTTGTTGGGCAAGTGAATTTAAAAGTAGAAAATTTAGAGCGTTCACTCGCTTTTTATCAACAAATAATTGGTTTTCAACTTTTAGGGAGAAAAGAGAACAAAGCCTTGTTAACTGCTGATGGACGCACGGCGCTGTTATCGATTGAACAGCCGGAAAACGTTACAGCAAAACAGCCTCGTACAACAGGTTTGTATCATTTTGCTCTATTGTTGCCGACTCGTTCTGATTTAGGAAGTATCCTGCAGCATTTGTTAAATAGCGGTTATCCGCTTCAAGGGGCGTCTGATCATCTAGTGAGCGAAGCGCTATACTTGGCAGATCCAGATGGAAACGGCATAGAGATTTATCGAGATCGTCCGTCAAGTACATGGGAATGGAATGACAGTGAAGTAGTAATGGCTACAAAACCTTTAGATGCAGAAGCGATATTAGCTGAAGGAAACGGTAAACCTTGGACAGGATTGCCTTCAGCTACCTTAATGGGACATATTCACCTTCACGTTTCTGAGTTAGGACAAACGGAAAACTTTTATCGAAATGGATTAGGTTTTGACGTTGTGAGCAATTACCATAATCAAGCATTGTTTATTTCAACTGGGCGCTATCATCATCACATCGGATTAAACGTTTGGAATGGAATTGGAGCGCCTAGTCCTCTTGAAAGCAGCGTTGGTTTAGAGTCATTTACGCTTGTTTTTCCAACTGAAGAAGTAAGGAATCAGGCAATAAATCAGCTTCGTGGAATCGGAGCAACTGTGTATAAAGAAAACCAAGGTTTTGTCACAAAAGATCCATCAGGCAATATAATTAGATTAGTCCTTTAA
- the safA gene encoding SafA/ExsA family spore coat assembly protein: MKTLSKLLLVTLLSVTLAFGLNNTAQAATVHTVQSGDTMWKIAVKYQVGVSELIEANSAIKNPNSIYPGQKITIPTDKAGSSYEEQVVQLVNQERAKVGLKPLKSNWEVARVARYKSQDMIDKNYFSHTSPTYGSPFDMMKNFGITYSTAGENIAAGQATPKEVVNAWMNSEGHRKNILSSQFTEIGVGYAKGGSYGHYWTQMFISN; this comes from the coding sequence ATGAAAACTCTATCAAAACTTTTATTAGTAACACTGTTGTCTGTCACTCTAGCTTTTGGTCTTAATAACACTGCGCAAGCAGCAACCGTACATACCGTTCAATCGGGAGATACGATGTGGAAAATAGCAGTAAAATATCAGGTTGGTGTTTCCGAGCTGATTGAAGCGAACTCTGCTATTAAAAACCCTAATTCGATCTATCCTGGACAGAAAATTACTATTCCAACGGATAAAGCAGGAAGTTCCTACGAAGAGCAAGTGGTTCAGCTAGTGAATCAAGAACGTGCTAAAGTAGGGCTTAAGCCTTTAAAGTCTAATTGGGAAGTAGCTCGCGTTGCTCGCTATAAATCGCAGGATATGATTGATAAAAATTATTTCAGTCATACATCGCCTACATATGGAAGTCCGTTCGACATGATGAAAAACTTTGGCATTACATACAGTACAGCAGGTGAAAATATCGCTGCTGGACAAGCAACTCCAAAAGAAGTGGTTAACGCATGGATGAATAGCGAAGGTCACCGTAAAAACATACTATCGAGTCAATTTACCGAAATCGGAGTAGGTTACGCTAAAGGTGGAAGCTACGGCCATTACTGGACTCAAATGTTCATTTCAAACTAA
- a CDS encoding DMT family transporter — protein sequence MNKSTLPLPPALFLLVGVLAVSFSSILIKWSEAPASILGMYRLLFTVLLFLPFLPWRKMNVLLKNTTVKEWLMLAVSGVFLGLHFLFWMESFSHTTVASAMILTALEPVFVVAGAYFLFKEKTGKVGIISILIAVSGAAIIASGDIGVSKTALYGDLLSVLGTVAVSVHMLAGQDLCRKMPPIIYSFAVFLIGGLVLFVYNIWTHVSLTQYDTKDWWIFLLLALIPNIFGHALFNWLLKYVGATTISMAILGEPIGAIILAYFLLGEMTTASQLVGGTIVMISVMVFLKYKAAEPEKVIALQEKSNIS from the coding sequence ATGAATAAATCAACCCTGCCTTTACCGCCTGCGTTATTCCTTTTAGTGGGTGTATTAGCCGTTTCTTTTTCTTCTATTTTAATTAAATGGTCGGAAGCGCCTGCTTCTATTTTAGGGATGTATAGACTGCTGTTTACGGTCCTTTTATTTTTACCGTTTTTACCATGGAGGAAAATGAACGTTCTTTTAAAAAATACCACGGTGAAAGAATGGCTAATGCTAGCTGTATCAGGCGTATTTTTAGGACTTCACTTTCTGTTTTGGATGGAGTCTTTTTCACATACAACAGTTGCTAGCGCTATGATTTTGACTGCGCTTGAGCCGGTCTTCGTAGTGGCAGGAGCTTATTTTTTATTTAAAGAAAAAACAGGCAAAGTAGGAATCATCAGCATTTTAATCGCTGTTAGCGGCGCAGCGATTATCGCATCGGGAGATATCGGAGTATCTAAAACGGCTCTTTACGGAGATTTACTTTCTGTTTTAGGTACAGTGGCTGTTTCTGTTCATATGCTGGCGGGACAAGACTTATGCAGGAAAATGCCTCCAATCATCTATAGCTTCGCCGTTTTTTTAATCGGTGGACTGGTTCTATTTGTCTACAATATTTGGACACATGTATCGCTGACTCAGTATGACACAAAGGACTGGTGGATCTTTTTGCTTTTAGCGCTTATTCCTAATATTTTTGGTCACGCCTTATTTAACTGGCTGTTAAAGTATGTAGGTGCTACAACGATTTCAATGGCTATTTTAGGCGAGCCAATTGGTGCCATCATTCTCGCTTATTTCTTGCTTGGAGAAATGACAACAGCTTCTCAGCTAGTGGGAGGAACGATTGTGATGATTAGTGTGATGGTATTCTTAAAGTACAAAGCAGCAGAGCCGGAAAAAGTCATAGCTCTTCAAGAAAAGTCGAATATCAGCTAA
- a CDS encoding LysE family translocator has product MTFSWLIPYIAVSLIIVLIPGQDMIFVMTQSIASGVKAGIKTVLGSITGTFVHTLLAAVGLSIIFQKSIIAFTILKVVGVLYLLFLAYQSFREKSGPLELTENVQQHHHFRKGFVSNLTNPKVAIFFITFLPQFVNSSLGHVSLQMILFGIIFIAETLIIFSLIALFASGLGKKVKKSRIFQHTLKYVKGTVFGVLGLKLLFSSNN; this is encoded by the coding sequence ATGACATTTTCTTGGCTTATACCTTACATAGCCGTGTCACTTATTATTGTCTTAATACCAGGACAAGATATGATTTTTGTAATGACACAAAGTATTGCTTCAGGCGTCAAAGCAGGCATTAAAACCGTATTAGGTTCTATCACAGGAACATTTGTACATACTCTTTTAGCCGCAGTGGGGCTATCTATTATCTTTCAAAAATCAATTATTGCCTTTACGATTCTAAAGGTTGTAGGCGTTCTGTATCTGCTGTTTTTAGCGTATCAATCGTTTCGAGAAAAAAGCGGTCCGTTGGAATTAACAGAAAACGTTCAACAACATCATCACTTTAGAAAAGGATTTGTTAGCAACTTAACCAATCCAAAAGTAGCTATTTTCTTCATTACGTTCTTACCGCAGTTTGTTAATTCGTCTCTTGGACATGTAAGTTTGCAGATGATTTTGTTTGGTATCATCTTTATCGCCGAAACGCTCATCATCTTTTCACTTATTGCGCTATTTGCTTCTGGTCTTGGGAAAAAAGTCAAAAAAAGTCGTATCTTTCAGCACACATTAAAATATGTAAAAGGAACGGTTTTTGGCGTACTTGGCCTAAAACTTTTATTTTCTAGTAACAATTAA
- a CDS encoding protoporphyrinogen oxidase has protein sequence MKTVAVIGGGITGLTTLYYLQKLKRERNLPLKLLLLEKHSHLGGKINTREAGEFIMETGADSIVARKENVMPLLEELYLTNDLVYNETGKSFIYSANELLPIPEDTMFGIPTSVESLFKSELISSKAKITALKDLITKNTTFTKDSSIGLFLKHFLGEELVEKQIAPILSGVYSGDLDKLTISSTLPYLLDYKNTYGSIIKGMGANEKKFKTAGNKKFISFKQGLSTIIHRLEEELSDITILKDTPTTSIKRDGERYRISTPRQDFSADYAVLATPHTAAQHLLNDPELNEDFEQLKDSSLISVYIGYDVPDESLPAEGTGFIASQSSNLIANACTWTSKKWAHTSKRGNLLVRLFYKSTSHHFDSLRTMSKEELLAMAQKDIENSLGIKEQPIENDVTNWDKLMPTYHLKHGELVRSLTQKLHDKHPAIRLAGCSYYGVGIAACITNGKQTAEAISQQLA, from the coding sequence TTGAAAACGGTCGCTGTTATTGGAGGAGGAATTACGGGCTTAACTACTCTGTACTATTTGCAGAAACTAAAACGAGAACGTAATCTCCCGCTTAAATTATTATTACTAGAGAAACATTCCCACCTAGGAGGGAAAATTAATACGCGTGAAGCTGGGGAATTTATCATGGAAACAGGGGCAGACTCTATCGTCGCTCGAAAAGAAAACGTTATGCCTCTGCTAGAAGAACTATACTTAACGAACGATTTGGTGTATAACGAAACAGGAAAATCGTTTATTTATTCTGCTAATGAGCTACTGCCAATTCCTGAAGATACTATGTTCGGTATTCCGACAAGCGTGGAATCTCTTTTTAAAAGCGAGCTAATTTCTTCAAAAGCTAAAATTACAGCTTTAAAAGACTTAATCACTAAAAATACAACGTTTACGAAAGACAGCTCAATTGGACTCTTTTTAAAACATTTTTTAGGAGAAGAGCTAGTAGAAAAGCAAATTGCACCTATTTTATCCGGGGTCTACTCTGGGGATTTAGATAAACTCACGATTTCTTCCACTCTCCCGTATCTGCTCGACTATAAAAACACGTACGGAAGTATCATCAAAGGAATGGGAGCCAATGAAAAGAAATTTAAAACGGCAGGAAATAAAAAATTCATTTCGTTTAAACAAGGTTTATCAACGATTATTCACCGCTTAGAAGAAGAGCTTTCTGACATAACGATTTTAAAAGATACGCCAACCACCAGCATAAAACGGGACGGTGAGCGCTACCGAATCAGTACGCCGAGGCAAGACTTTTCGGCGGATTACGCAGTGTTAGCTACACCGCACACGGCTGCTCAGCACCTGTTGAACGATCCCGAATTAAACGAAGACTTTGAGCAGTTAAAAGATTCTTCTCTCATTAGCGTGTACATCGGTTACGACGTTCCAGACGAATCTCTTCCCGCTGAAGGCACTGGGTTTATTGCCTCTCAATCAAGCAACTTAATCGCCAATGCCTGTACGTGGACGAGCAAAAAGTGGGCTCACACTTCTAAGCGAGGGAATTTGTTAGTTCGCCTGTTTTATAAAAGCACGAGTCACCACTTTGACAGCTTGCGGACGATGTCAAAAGAAGAGCTGCTGGCCATGGCACAAAAGGACATTGAAAACAGCTTAGGCATCAAAGAGCAACCCATTGAAAACGACGTAACCAATTGGGATAAATTAATGCCTACCTATCACCTTAAACACGGTGAACTCGTACGCAGCTTGACTCAAAAATTGCATGACAAGCACCCCGCTATTAGATTAGCCGGCTGTTCCTACTATGGAGTGGGGATTGCAGCGTGTATAACAAACGGCAAACAAACTGCTGAAGCTATCTCTCAGCAGTTGGCTTAA
- a CDS encoding MBL fold metallo-hydrolase: MIQFIYHYLPFGKEAFIKLHKAGVNMLKKLTDHVYYFPHSEETDRPVLGLICGEKYSFVVDAGNSPAHASSFLEEVEKMGAPPIKGVAITHWHWDHTFGIHAMNKYTISHHLTKKKLAYLKTLRWDDDSLDKRVQKGEEIEFCRDMIKKEMPSRETLILQEPDVTFHHHMEVDLGGITCCIQHIGGAHAQDSSIVYVPQEKVLFLGDCLCPDFYSGDWSHDKEDFERIQRELKKYDAQYYLSSHWHPETSEELWEDLHQLSTIGEIVGNEVDLEKAFFQFEYETYKKPTNVEKERIQYFVNGNVKRRSRELF, encoded by the coding sequence ATGATCCAGTTTATTTATCATTATTTACCATTTGGTAAAGAGGCTTTTATTAAACTACATAAAGCAGGTGTAAATATGCTGAAAAAACTAACGGATCACGTTTATTACTTTCCTCACTCTGAAGAAACGGATCGACCGGTGCTCGGGCTTATATGCGGGGAGAAGTATAGTTTCGTCGTAGATGCTGGGAATTCTCCTGCGCATGCCTCATCATTTTTAGAAGAAGTTGAAAAAATGGGCGCCCCTCCAATCAAAGGAGTAGCTATTACGCATTGGCACTGGGATCATACATTTGGCATTCATGCAATGAACAAGTATACAATCAGCCATCATTTAACGAAGAAAAAGCTGGCCTATTTAAAGACACTGCGCTGGGACGATGATTCCTTGGATAAACGCGTCCAGAAGGGGGAGGAAATCGAATTTTGCCGGGATATGATAAAGAAAGAAATGCCGAGTCGAGAGACGTTAATTTTACAGGAGCCGGACGTAACGTTTCATCATCATATGGAAGTTGACCTAGGTGGAATCACTTGTTGCATTCAGCATATTGGAGGGGCACACGCGCAGGACTCGTCCATTGTCTACGTACCCCAAGAAAAAGTCCTGTTTTTAGGTGATTGTCTATGTCCAGATTTTTATAGCGGTGACTGGAGTCATGATAAAGAAGACTTTGAGCGGATTCAGAGAGAGCTTAAAAAATATGATGCGCAGTATTATCTCTCATCTCATTGGCATCCTGAAACCTCTGAGGAGCTTTGGGAAGATTTACATCAATTGAGTACTATCGGAGAAATTGTAGGAAATGAAGTAGACCTAGAAAAAGCATTTTTTCAGTTTGAATATGAAACGTATAAGAAGCCCACAAATGTAGAAAAAGAAAGAATACAGTATTTTGTTAATGGAAACGTCAAACGCAGAAGCAGAGAACTGTTTTGA
- a CDS encoding CBO0543 family protein produces the protein MLINIALAFVLPWVFGTLYLHPRNRRLLPLVGTAFCVLAIVINEFGSYYGFWKLHTSLENEALEALPFNLGVYPVLASYMIFLIQRIGKPHFFIFLIALLTTFFEGTYVYMERVMYGNGWNLGWTFFSYWIPYGVIYVYYRYLVRLRLLH, from the coding sequence TTGCTTATCAATATAGCGCTGGCATTTGTTTTACCTTGGGTTTTTGGCACACTCTATTTACATCCCAGAAATCGTCGTTTACTGCCTTTAGTAGGAACTGCTTTTTGCGTTTTAGCAATCGTCATTAATGAATTCGGTAGCTATTATGGCTTTTGGAAACTCCACACTTCTTTAGAAAATGAAGCATTAGAAGCGCTGCCTTTTAATTTAGGTGTCTATCCTGTATTGGCCAGCTATATGATTTTTTTAATCCAGCGAATCGGAAAGCCTCATTTTTTTATTTTTCTTATAGCGCTGCTTACAACATTTTTTGAAGGAACGTATGTGTATATGGAAAGAGTCATGTACGGGAACGGATGGAATCTTGGTTGGACATTTTTTTCCTACTGGATTCCGTACGGCGTGATTTATGTGTACTATAGGTACTTAGTGAGGCTTCGACTGCTTCATTAG
- a CDS encoding mechanosensitive ion channel family protein, with the protein MDFLKSLSSLDDWKKIVIAIGIFLIFLILRKLFTTYLFKFIIGFVKNKKINLITSVLEAFEKPLRWIFVIIGFKLALPYLPFDVLTAETERHLVRSASVGLAGWGLYNLAASTNLFFATFAKNFDIQVDRIIIPFIEKFIRIVVVMLSISIIAEEWGFNVNGFVAGLGLGGLAFALAAKDTVSNLFGGIVIITEKPFTIGDWIKTPSVEGVVEDITFRSTKVRTFAQAVVTVPNATLSNEPIINWAKMGKRQIAFHLNLNYNTPKEKLETVVARIKKMLTEHEEIHNETILVNFDGFYESSLNIYLYFFTNTTVFADYLDVKEKINFEIMDILEEEGVEFAFPTRTLIVEQDGKLSGNPKEFLESARS; encoded by the coding sequence ATGGATTTTTTGAAGTCTCTGTCATCGTTAGATGATTGGAAAAAAATCGTGATTGCGATTGGGATCTTTCTGATCTTTTTAATTCTTCGCAAGCTGTTCACGACTTATTTATTTAAGTTTATTATTGGTTTTGTCAAAAATAAAAAAATCAATTTAATTACGAGTGTTTTAGAAGCTTTTGAAAAGCCGCTGCGCTGGATTTTTGTGATTATTGGTTTCAAACTTGCTCTTCCCTATCTTCCCTTTGATGTTTTAACAGCGGAAACGGAAAGACATTTAGTTCGTTCAGCGTCTGTCGGCCTTGCAGGATGGGGATTGTATAATTTAGCTGCTTCTACCAATTTATTTTTTGCAACGTTTGCCAAAAACTTTGATATCCAAGTGGATCGAATCATTATTCCTTTTATTGAAAAGTTCATCCGCATCGTTGTTGTTATGCTTTCTATCTCCATCATCGCAGAAGAATGGGGCTTTAACGTAAACGGCTTTGTAGCAGGTCTTGGGTTAGGTGGCCTTGCTTTTGCCCTAGCCGCAAAAGACACCGTTAGTAATTTATTCGGCGGAATTGTGATTATTACAGAAAAACCTTTTACCATTGGAGATTGGATTAAAACACCGAGTGTTGAAGGCGTTGTAGAAGATATTACGTTTCGAAGCACCAAAGTTCGAACGTTCGCTCAAGCAGTCGTAACAGTTCCAAATGCTACTCTTTCTAATGAGCCCATTATCAACTGGGCTAAAATGGGAAAACGTCAAATTGCCTTTCATTTAAACTTGAATTATAATACACCAAAAGAAAAATTGGAAACAGTAGTAGCAAGAATTAAAAAGATGCTGACTGAGCACGAAGAGATTCACAATGAAACGATTCTTGTTAACTTTGACGGTTTCTATGAATCTAGTCTAAATATCTATCTGTATTTCTTTACAAATACAACCGTTTTTGCTGATTATTTAGATGTAAAAGAAAAAATAAACTTCGAAATTATGGACATTCTTGAAGAAGAAGGTGTAGAATTTGCTTTCCCTACGCGCACACTCATCGTTGAGCAGGACGGAAAGCTTTCTGGCAATCCAAAAGAATTTCTAGAAAGTGCTCGAAGCTAA
- a CDS encoding alanine/glycine:cation symporter family protein, which translates to MQEVVQGFVSSINEFLWSYLLIAMLIAFGLFFTFRSKFLQIRLLREMIRVLKEGADSSSKEGISPFQAFCISMAARVGTGNITGIAIAIALGGPGAVFWMWVLAIIGSASAFIESTLAQVYKVKDKDGGFRGGPAYYMEKGLKKRWMGGLFAVLITLSFGLIFNAVQSNTITLAFENAFGTNRLVLGIIMTVAFAAIIFGGVKRIAKMSEYIVVVLAVAYIGVALFIIIMNIQEMPSLIALIVKNAFGFEQIAGGSLGAALMQGIKRGLFSNEAGMGSAPNAAAAATTSHPVKQGLIQAFGVLTDTLIICSSTAFIILLSGAYTNKNLSGIELTQAALSTHIGSWASGALAIMIFLFAFSTLIGNYYYGETNIEFLNTNKAWLMTYRVAVLAMIVFGSISQIQLVWDLADLFMGFMVIVNLIAILLLSKVAFAALKDYLAQKKAGKDPIFYQDSIPGLDNIDAWDHSKDKSSSKEAI; encoded by the coding sequence ATGCAAGAAGTAGTTCAAGGTTTTGTTAGTTCAATCAACGAATTTCTTTGGTCCTACTTACTGATTGCGATGCTGATTGCATTTGGTTTGTTTTTTACGTTCAGGTCAAAGTTTTTACAAATTCGATTATTAAGAGAAATGATTCGTGTATTAAAAGAAGGTGCGGATAGCTCTTCTAAAGAGGGAATTTCGCCATTCCAAGCGTTCTGTATCAGTATGGCAGCCCGCGTTGGTACAGGTAACATTACAGGTATTGCGATTGCGATCGCTTTAGGGGGACCTGGTGCTGTATTTTGGATGTGGGTGCTTGCCATTATTGGTTCAGCTTCAGCATTTATTGAAAGTACGTTAGCACAAGTATATAAAGTAAAAGACAAAGACGGCGGCTTCCGAGGCGGGCCCGCTTACTATATGGAAAAAGGGTTAAAAAAACGATGGATGGGCGGACTGTTTGCCGTTTTAATCACTTTATCATTCGGCTTAATTTTTAATGCTGTACAATCGAATACGATTACTCTTGCGTTTGAAAATGCGTTCGGAACAAATCGTTTAGTGTTAGGCATTATTATGACAGTGGCTTTCGCTGCCATTATTTTTGGCGGAGTTAAGCGTATTGCAAAAATGTCAGAATATATTGTTGTGGTACTAGCTGTTGCCTACATTGGCGTAGCATTATTCATTATTATCATGAACATTCAAGAGATGCCTTCTCTTATTGCGTTAATCGTAAAAAATGCATTTGGTTTCGAGCAAATTGCAGGCGGTTCTCTTGGAGCAGCTCTTATGCAAGGAATTAAACGCGGTCTATTCTCAAACGAAGCGGGTATGGGTAGTGCGCCAAACGCCGCAGCGGCTGCAACAACAAGCCACCCGGTAAAACAAGGATTAATTCAAGCATTTGGTGTATTAACAGATACGCTTATTATTTGTAGTAGTACTGCCTTTATCATTTTGCTTTCAGGTGCTTATACAAATAAAAATTTAAGCGGTATTGAGTTAACACAAGCTGCTTTAAGCACTCACATCGGTTCTTGGGCATCGGGCGCTCTTGCGATTATGATTTTCCTATTTGCTTTTAGTACATTAATTGGTAACTACTACTACGGAGAAACAAATATTGAGTTTTTGAACACAAATAAAGCTTGGCTGATGACTTATCGTGTTGCCGTACTTGCAATGATTGTGTTTGGTTCCATTTCTCAAATCCAGCTTGTATGGGATTTAGCAGATCTGTTTATGGGCTTTATGGTAATAGTCAACTTAATCGCGATTCTCTTGCTCTCGAAAGTTGCCTTTGCTGCGCTCAAGGATTATCTTGCCCAAAAGAAAGCTGGAAAAGACCCTATCTTCTATCAAGACAGCATTCCTGGACTTGATAATATTGATGCATGGGATCATTCAAAAGATAAATCTAGCTCGAAAGAAGCGATCTAA
- a CDS encoding bile acid:sodium symporter family protein — protein MLSQLNRMLEKLMPFITPVSLLIGVLIGSSLSQYTFLIPWLFALMTFAGSLNSNFQQLNATIHRPFPIIMALFVLHIFMPAWAWSVGQVIFPHDVFTSTGLLLAAIIPTGVTSFIWVSIYKGSIPLALSIILIDTLLAPLIVPYTLLLVVGDTVHLEALKLVKDLCFMIVLPSLLGMCLNQYTKGTIKQTLGPKLAPVSKIGLSVMVMVNGGVIAPYLKHIDKKLLFIIVIVFLMSSAGYFFSWMIGKWLKWDRAKVVTLTFCGGMRNISAGAVLAVSYFPAPVAVPVVLGMLFQQVLAALSGRLVQNYYQKKDAEFVSLK, from the coding sequence TTGTTAAGTCAATTAAATAGAATGCTAGAAAAATTGATGCCGTTTATTACGCCGGTCAGCTTACTCATTGGAGTTCTTATCGGTTCGTCACTGAGTCAGTATACTTTTTTAATTCCATGGCTTTTTGCATTAATGACGTTTGCTGGAAGTTTAAACTCAAACTTTCAGCAGTTAAACGCCACGATACACCGTCCATTTCCAATCATTATGGCCCTGTTTGTTTTACATATTTTTATGCCAGCATGGGCTTGGAGCGTTGGCCAAGTGATTTTTCCGCATGATGTATTTACAAGCACAGGTCTTTTGCTAGCAGCGATTATTCCAACCGGAGTGACTAGCTTTATATGGGTCTCTATTTACAAAGGAAGCATTCCTCTTGCGCTATCCATTATTTTAATTGATACCCTTTTAGCGCCGCTTATCGTTCCTTATACGCTTTTATTGGTGGTTGGAGACACCGTGCATTTGGAAGCGCTAAAGTTAGTCAAAGATTTATGTTTTATGATTGTCCTTCCATCTCTGTTAGGCATGTGCTTAAATCAATATACCAAAGGAACAATTAAGCAAACGCTAGGACCAAAGCTGGCACCTGTTTCGAAAATAGGGTTAAGTGTGATGGTCATGGTAAACGGGGGAGTGATTGCACCTTATTTAAAGCATATTGATAAAAAACTGCTGTTTATCATCGTGATCGTCTTTTTAATGAGTTCAGCTGGTTATTTCTTCAGCTGGATGATTGGCAAATGGCTAAAGTGGGACCGAGCAAAAGTTGTGACGCTTACGTTTTGCGGAGGCATGAGAAATATTAGCGCCGGAGCCGTATTAGCCGTATCTTATTTTCCAGCTCCTGTTGCTGTACCCGTCGTATTAGGGATGTTATTTCAGCAGGTATTAGCTGCTTTATCAGGGCGTTTAGTTCAAAACTATTACCAGAAAAAAGACGCTGAATTTGTTTCATTAAAATAA
- a CDS encoding GNAT family N-acetyltransferase has product MKYCLAQPEDAATVHDLMLQAFSIYRDSVPPSSALDETIESIMQSLKNGKEAVILYIENKPIAMARFTLEETSLYFYRLSVIPSFQGKGMAKQLIQWLETYAKECGKESLSCKVRISVSRNIALYESIGFYIEEKEIVHRDGVDIPVANMKKDSLKGVLV; this is encoded by the coding sequence ATGAAGTACTGTTTAGCACAGCCGGAGGACGCTGCTACAGTTCACGATCTTATGCTGCAAGCTTTTTCGATATATCGCGATTCTGTACCACCGTCCAGTGCTCTTGATGAAACAATAGAATCTATTATGCAATCGTTAAAGAACGGAAAAGAAGCTGTCATTTTATATATCGAAAATAAGCCAATAGCGATGGCGCGTTTTACGCTAGAAGAAACGAGCTTATATTTTTACCGCCTATCTGTTATTCCTTCTTTTCAAGGAAAAGGAATGGCTAAACAGCTTATTCAATGGTTAGAAACATACGCAAAAGAGTGTGGTAAAGAAAGTTTATCATGCAAGGTGAGAATAAGTGTTTCTCGCAATATAGCTTTGTATGAATCAATCGGCTTTTACATAGAGGAAAAAGAAATCGTACATAGAGACGGAGTGGATATTCCTGTAGCAAATATGAAAAAAGACAGTCTAAAAGGAGTACTTGTATGA